From the genome of Nicotiana sylvestris chromosome 2, ASM39365v2, whole genome shotgun sequence, one region includes:
- the LOC104215974 gene encoding pentatricopeptide repeat-containing protein At2g03880, mitochondrial-like — translation MSSSTFCSMPFTVNGNLKLVQWGNVIYSSNKLAAYQPLKLAAARKLLDEIAKRTRGSVADLQITECADGGNFGNSNAIDDLFGESVMDCVCNHMDEQYIIDQLRYCSSEGILELGELYHALTIKTGIWFNKFVATALVNMYAKCGQIDNGKMIFDRMSCIDVASCNSMICGYVSNGMLSEAFAFFIEMCYLDIVPNHYTYSILLSACGASTAVKEGKQLHAQIVKLKFMALTAVVNSALTMYSKFGMIEEAENLFQGLAERNIISWTAFISGLYHQKAFNKALAQFCLMRKNNLEPNEYTFSVALSCAASVQYHDYGRALHAQVIKHGIISMVFVGTAIIDMYSKCAEPSGARKQLEEMGGMASCASWNAVIIGLVRNDEVAAALEVFHKMLNNDIACDEYTFSATLKACSLLPSLAICRQVHSRVVKGKFGTNLHVASSLIETYAQCGNSEDAEKAFYLTSTPDVVTFNAMIGAYSQYGYPTKAKFLFEKMVEKRILPTSFTFLAVISACSHCGSVQQGREFFESMTRNYGILPEEKHYSCMVDLLSRSGQLENALEFINKLPNEPSAAIWRPFLAGCRYHGTLEMAELAASKILEHEPGDASVYVTLSNMYVEAGKLSDALKQRALMKSKSMQKEPGCSWLEVNAKIHRFFSGDRRHIDTPKVYYKLENLMQKIQTDYYNLAKTSLLNPEVGQVTEEKCLFHSERLAVCFGLLNLPKGTTIRVFKNIRICLDCHTTMKHISKITNRDIIIRDNYRFHHFKQGCCSCGDFW, via the coding sequence ATGAGTAGCTCAACCTTTTGTTCCATGCCTTTCACTGTGAATGGCAACCTAAAGCTGGTCCAATGGGGAAATGTTATATATTCTTCAAATAAACTGGCTGCATACCAGCCCCTCAAATTAGCCGCTGCACGCAAACTGCTCGATGAAATTGCTAAAAGAACAAGGGGTTCAGTTGCAGATTTACAGATCACTGAATGTGCAGATGGTGGGAATTTTGGAAATTCCAATGCAATTGATGACCTATTTGGAGAGTCTGTGATGGATTGTGTGTGCAATCATATGGATGAGCAATATATAATTGATCAGTTGAGGTACTGTAGCAGTGAAGGAATTCTTGAGCTTGGAGAATTATACCATGCTTTAACAATTAAGACCGGGATTTGGTTCAACAAGTTTGTAGCTACAGCCCTTGTTAATATGTATGCCAAATGTGGTCAAATAGACAACGGTAAGATGATATTTGATAGGATGTCTTGTATTGATGTTGCTTCGTGTAATAGCATGATTTGCGGGTATGTAAGCAATGGAATGTTATCTGAAGCCTTTGCTTTCTTCATCGAGATGTGCTATCTGGATATTGTGCCAAACCACTATACCTACTCGATATTGTTATCTGCTTGTGGGGCTTCTACGGCTGTTAAAGAAGGAAAACAGTTGCATGCTCAAATTGTAAAACTAAAATTTATGGCTCTTACAGCGGTGGTGAATTCAGCTTTGACAATGTACAGCAAATTTGGAATGATTGAGGAGGCCGAGAATTTGTTCCAAGGACTTGCCGAAAGGAACATTATATCTTGGACTGCTTTTATATCTGGACTTTACCATCAAAAAGCCTTCAATAAGGCATTGGCACAATTCTGTTTGATGAGAAAGAACAATCTCGAACCTAATGAATACACCTTTTCTGTGGCCCTTTCTTGTGCAGCTTCTGTACAATATCATGATTACGGTCGCGCACTTCATGCACAGGTAATTAAACATGGAATAATCTCAATGGTATTCGTCGGGACAGCCATCATAGATATGTACTCAAAATGTGCAGAACCTAGTGGTGCTAGAAAACAGCTCGAGGAGATGGGAGGTATGGCATCTTGTGCATCATGGAATGCAGTGATAATTGGCCTAGTTCGCAATGATGAAGTTGCTGCCGCGTTGGAGGTCTTCCATAAGATGCTAAATAATGATATAGCTTGCGATGAATATACATTTTCAGCTACTCTGAAGGCCTGCTCGTTACTACCATCTCTTGCGATCTGCAGGCAGGTGCATTCTCGGGTAGTTAAGGGGAAGTTTGGGACAAACCTGCACGTGGCAAGCTCATTAATAGAAACATATGCACAATGTGGCAATTCAGAAGACGCTGAGAAGGCTTTCTATCTAACATCTACACCAGATGTTGTGACATTTAATGCAATGATTGGAGCTTATTCACAGTATGGTTATCCAACGAAGGCTAAATTCTTGTTTGAAAAGATGGTGGAGAAAAGGATATTACCGACTAGTTTCACTTTCCTAGCTGTTATTTCTGCTTGTAGCCATTGTGGTTCCGTTCAACAAGGGAGAGAGTTCTTTGAGTCTATGACAAGAAATTACGGAATTCTACCCGAAGAGAAACACTATAGCTGCATGGTTGACCTGCTGAGTAGATCAGGGCAGTTAGAGAATGCTCTCGAATTCATAAACAAGTTGCCAAATGAACCCAGTGCTGCAATctggagacctttccttgcaggttgcagatatcaCGGTACCCTTGAAATGGCAGAGTTAGCGGCCAGTAAAATATTAGAGCACGAGCCAGGGGATGCATCAGTTTATGTCACTCTCTCAAACATGTATGTTGAAGCGGGCAAGCTAAGTGATGCACTCAAACAGAGAGCGTTGATGAAGTCTAAGTCAATGCAGAAGGAACCAGGTTGTAGCTGGTTGGAGGTGAATGCAAAGATTCATAGATTCTTTTCTGGTGATAGAAGACATATAGATACACCAAAAGTATATTACAAATTGGAAAACCTGATGCAAAAGATTCAGACTGACTATTACAATTTAGCCAAAACATCATTACTTAATCCAGAAGTAGGACAAGTTACAGAAGAGAAGTGCTTATTTCACAGTGAAAGGTTAGCAGTTTGCTTTGGCCTATTGAACTTACCTAAGGGAACTACTATACGTGTATTCAAGAACATTAGGATCTGCTTGGACTGCCATACGACAATGAAGCATATATCAAAGATCACAAATCGAGATATCATAATAAGAGATAATTACAGATTTCATCATTTTAAGCAAGGCTGTTGTTCTTGTGGGGATTTCTGGTGA
- the LOC104215975 gene encoding uncharacterized protein, which translates to MSTSCATVRTECLNSVGNRLAVPARINHFRGKCELNRRNFALNGIVAAGASVMTPSVVAEPSKGLDKLPFKPEGYNYWTWRGHKIHYVVEGEGFPVVLIHGFGASAFHWRYNIPELAKKYKVYAVDLIGFGWSEKALIDYDALVWRDQVVDFLKEIVKEPAVLVGNSLGGFTALVAAASLTDQVKGVSLLNSAGQFGDASSAAKETEETALQKLILKPLKEIFQRVFLGFLFWQAKQPARIESVLKSVYKDSSNVDDYLIDSITRPADDPNAGEVYYRLMTRFMSNQRKYTLDSVLRQLSCPLLLLWGDLDPWVGPAKANRIKEFYPNTTVVNLQAGHCPHDEVPELVNKALLDWLSTTVTPASEV; encoded by the exons ATGTCAACTTCTTGTGCCACTGTCAGAACTGAATGCTTGAACTCAGTAGGTAACAGGTTAGCTGTGCCTGCAAGAATTAATCATTTCA GGGGCAAATGTGAATTGAATAGAAGGAATTTTGCTTTGAATGGAATTGTTGCTGCTGGAGCTTCAGTTATGACCCCTTCTGTGGTTGCTGAACCCTCTAAAG GTCTGGATAAACTACCATTTAAGCCAGAGGGGTACAACTATTGGACATGGCGCGGCCACAAAATTCATTATGTTGTGGAAGGAGAGGGGTTCCCAGTAGTTCTGATTCATGGATTTGGTGCTTCAGCTTTTCACTGGAG GTATAACATACCAGAACTGGCTAAAAAATACAAGGTTTATGCTGTGGATTTGATAGGATTTGGCTGGAGCGAGAAGGCACTAATAGACTATGATGCCTTGGTTTGGAGAGATCAAGTTGTCGACTTCTTGAAGGAGATAGTGAAAGAACCGGCAGTTTTAGTGGGGAACAG TCTTGGAGGATTTACTGCTTTGGTAGCAGCAGCGTCACTCACCGATCAAGTCAAGGGAGTGTCACTACTGAATAGTGCAGGACAGTTTGGGGATGCCAGCAGTGCAGCTAAAGAAACTGAAGAAACAGCCTTACAGAAACTTATTCTAAAGCCACTAAAGGAAATCTTTCAACGTGTATTCCTTGGATTCTTATTCTGGCAAGCCAAGCAACCAGCTCGTATTGAGTCTGTTCTGAAGAGC GTCTACAAAGATTCTTCAAACGTGGACGATTATCTCATCGATTCAATCACCAGACCTGCAGATGACCCAAATGCAGgagaggtttattaccg ACTGATGACAAGATTCATGTCAAACCAGAGAAAGTATACACTTGATAGTGTGTTGAGACAACTTTCTTGCCCATTGCTGTTATTATGGGGTGACCTAGACCCTTGGGTTGGTCCTGCCAAGGCCAACCGGATTAAGGAGTTCTATCCGAACACAACCGTCGTTAACCTGCAGGCAGGACATTGTCCCCACGATGAAGTTCCAGAACTAGTGAATAAAGCTCTATTGGATTGGTTGTCAACCACGGTGACACCGGCATCAGAAGTTTAA